The genome window TCTGCGCCGTTTGACTGACGTCTTTCTGTTCCATATGTACAATATTCGTacggaggcctccgtggccaatgAGAACAGCGTGCTAATGCATTGCAATTACCCAGACGGCTCTctcggtgagttcaagtctagctcacgTTGGCTTTCTCTTAGCTCGTACGCGGGCAAATCTGTCAgtgacctgcggatggtcgtggtttccccccgggctctgcacagtttcctcccaccataatgctgaccgccgtcgtataagtaaaatattcttcagtaaaacaccaatgatataaataaatacataaaaaagtcACAACCAAGTTTTGGTAGATatcattgtaattattgttGGGAAAGACTCAGTCGTGACATCATTCTAATGTTCGTTGGGAACGTCCCAATTGTGGCAGACATCATTGTAATTATCGTTGGGAACGTCCCAATTGTGGTAGACATCACAGTAACGTCGAGAACATGTTAGATGTGTCAGACACGCACTCTGTTTCGTCAGATTTTGtaaacacacataaaaaaacattatggcataaaaacagacaaactgTGTTGACATACTTTTTATTCTTTCagagtttttcttgttttctacCTGACGTAGGTTCCCTGGCTGCTTCAGTATTAGCATGCGCGTACTTAGCAGCCGTTTTCCAGTTGTCCTGGTAGAGTTCCTTTGACATGGTCATTTGCACTGACTTTGTGGGGCAGTGCATAGTAGATATTTCTCTCCTTCTGACATCTGTTGAAAAGAAAGGACACGTATAAAATTCGTGCTGCTTGCAAAACTTTTGGAATTATAAAACGCCCGCTTAAGACTGACACTGCCTTCTATACTGTTAACAGCAGTGGTATCTTCAGAAATAATCTTACTAAAATGTGATTCGATGTGAAGAATCGGTCGGTCGTATCAGCCGAACTCGATGAGCGAAGTTGACGCAGCAACCCGACATCAGACAATGAGACAATCACTGATAGCACGTTTTTGGCATTTCGTTTACCATATACCATTAAATGTGCGTAGAAAATGGTAAAAACACACgaggtgttgttttgttttagagGCACAAGGTATTCAGTTGTCGTATTTAGACAAATTGTTCAGGCTTGTCGTTTAGCCGGTCCCACTTTTCGGTAGTAATTAACACCAGGGTTCTAGGAATAGCGAGATTTCCCTTTGTTTAATTGATCAATATCAACAGATGCTTAAGAAATAGATTTACTAAGATGCTGATGCTTATTGAAAAACATGGattttttgttgcatttttgttACAGCTTGAATCATACCCGGCAAAATaataatttagagtagacaCACACGCTTTTCAACGCAAGCTGTGGAGGCCGTCCATGTTTAtttaaattacaaaacaaaGATGCTGCAGGTGCTGTACTTACGCGACGCCACATTCCGATGATACTTCAAGAGTTTTACCGACAGAGGGCGCTTTGAAGGTAAAGTTAAAAGTAGTCCTTTATTTGCTTAATTTACTTGGTTACTTTAAGGTATAGAGTCAACTTGAGTATCCAAGGAAACACACTGGCCAGCCCCAAGGAAACAAACTTCCAGGACCGAAAAAAAACGACCTGGATTAAACCCTTGGCATTAGTAACTGTTCTGACTGCAAAACGACTCAACCACAAATGGGTCCACACAGGCATGTCTGTCCAATTCTGTATCATACTGTATCATACCAACCTGTTTCCGTCCAAATAAACCAATAGGCCGGTATTCCCTTACAAAGTGAACTCAACCTGGGTCCCAAATCTGATGACGTTAGAAGTTTTGTCGTCACTTGTCCTTGTTTCACGTTTTGGACTGGAAGTTCCTTCCCCTGTTTATAAATGGTAACTTATGTGAACGAGCTCGGGTTTTTCCTTACGCAAAAACCGATGATAATGTTTGTGTAACATttaagaaatcataaaaaatcCGCTTCTAATCTTCATATATCGTAGATTGAGTTGTGGACAATGCTGGCTTATAAAGGCAGAGATATTTTACGTTTAAATACGGCATTATTGTCCACGCAATTGTCCGCCACTAATTCTGAAGCAATTCCTAAATTACTATTCCAGAGATGttctaataatattttttaaatctgcACCACTTATCAACGAAATAAATGGGAATtgatcgtcagtacctagccactcattagGCGACGCCATTTTCCCATGTTATAACATagggtgacgtcacaaaacctaggtgCTCTTCCGTACAATCGGCATTaataaatgtgacaatgagaaaatacaaacaaaaacacctgaaaCCCAACCAAGTAGCATCAGTTCTGGTCCTTGTTCAAAATGtcgatgtttcttttaatttggtTAGACTCAAAGCACCCGCACTCCTTTAGTTTGGCACTAGGTTAGGGAGGTCTTTGGGATCACAAGCGGCGTGTTATAGCGGTCCAGCTCGTCCTCGTCTTCGGGTGTAAGCTTTaagcctagctggctgtaccaacTTCAAGGAATTTACCGCACTCAGCAGGTCCTTCTGATTTACAAGATACACTTTCAtacagattttgggaagatgttttcgtaataaatctgacattgCTAAGGAAATATAATGCAACGTCGCCATTTATTCTTGAAGCAAcgactctcccgaggcggtttACTGCAGTCTCCAgcccaacatgtacacactgttccAGGAAAGCCGTtttcagttccctgctcataaatgtgtggttcgaAATGCATCACCATCATTTAAAGTAACCGAAAAATCCGATTTATGGTATTGATATATGTCTATCTACTACAAGAATCCACACTGGCAATCGAGAGCTGTCAggttttttgatgtgacagccaataatcacgtgacgctttcagcgctcgTGATGTTCCAAGTTTATAAGGCCTGCTACAACGTGGCTACTAAGAGAGAATTTTCCGTCAGTGTGATGTTTTCGATGCCGAACTTTATCTTCTTGGCTGTCAAAACTTTCTGTTTTGAAGATTTTTTAGATATTTAGATAACTCTGTCCTATATCCTTTTTTCTGTGTACATACAGTGACAGGCTTAATCTTCACTTTAAATCATCACATCTCTTTTCTCTGACATTGTCTTTACAGTCTTAAATCACTAAATCTCTGTTCTATATCATTGTCACCACAGCCTTAATTCCTGGCCCTCTGtcttttatcattgtctttagACTTACATAAACACTAACACCTTAAAAAGACTTCAATTTTTACCTCCATGTTTTCTAGAATTGTCTTCATAGACTGGAAATCTGTCTTCGGCATTTCACCCACAAAGCATGTGTCGGTCTTGAAGTTTAGAAAGGCCACTTGGCCCtgaaacaaattttacacagaaGAAAATGCTTTTTTGAGTGTTTGCCATTTCCACTTTGTGTTTGCAAGACTAAATCACACGCGAAAGCTTGTCAAACTATACATATGCTTTAGAATTACCACACAACTATGCGTTTTAAGTTTTGCCTGTGATCTTCGTGTAACAATACATGAATTCATAAGTAACCAACTCAtgagtaaatcaccaaaaacatacataatcaaataaataaagaaaatacaagttatttatcAAGTTTTGACGAGATCATTTAAAATCCTTAATTGGTTCCTGCGAAtagtgcatacatatatgtctatCTTGCTTGTATTCTTAGTAAGGAtaaagtttttctttaaatacatgtacatcaaataataaaacttcTTCCATCAAAATTGGTTGGTATCATGAAACACAAATATTCTGCTTGAATcttctttcacaaaatgtaatcTCCTAATTCCATATATGCAGACTGAATGCAAcacattttttacagtgtatcgTTTAACAATTACACTGttttaaaatcacaaaactCTTCTCCACAGATAAAAATTGAATGGCTCACCGTTTAAAagatatttatgtacttatttgattggcattttacgccgtattcaagggtatttcacttatacgacggcggccagcattatattgagaggaaaccggcagagcgcgggggaaacccacaaccatccgcaggttgctgaaagaccttcccatgtacggtcggagaggaagccagcatgtgctggagttgaactcacagccaccgcattggtaagGGGTTCCTAGGTCATTATTTAAGACCACCTGAAAGACATATTGCTAGGTCCAAGTATAATACTGTGAACCCAGAGCTCACCGTATAGAAAAGGTGAAACCAGTGCGCATCGTTTGTTGATCGTCAAACCAGTGCCCACCATTTGCTGATCGTCAAACCAGTGTGCACCGTTTGTTGATCTTCAAACCAATGTGGACCGTTTGTTGATCGTCAATCCAGTGTGCGCCGTTTGTTGATCGTCAAACCAATGTGCACCGTTTGTTGATCATCAAACCAGTGTGCACCGTTTGCTGATCGTCAAACCAATGTGCACCGTTTGTTGATCGTCAATCCAGTGTGCACCGTTTGTTGCTGGTCAAACCAATGTGCACCGTTTGTTGATCGTCAAACCAGTGCGCACCGTTTGTTGATCGTCAAACCAATGTGCACCGTTTGTTGATCGTCAAACCAGTGCCCACTGTTTGTTGATCGTCAAACCAGTGCGCACCGTTTGTTGATCGTCAAACCAATGTGCACCGTTTGTTGATCGTCAATCCAGTGTGCACCGTTTGTTGATCGGCAAACCAATGAGCACCATTTGTTGATCGTCAAACCTGTGCGCACCGTTTGTTGATCGTCAAACCAGTGTGCACCGTTTATTGATGGTCAAACTAGTATGCTCCGTTTGTTGATCGTCGAACCAGTACTCATTCTTTGTCCACCATTAAACACGTGCTCACACTTTGTTGATCGCCAAACCAGTGCGCACCATAAGGAAATAGTTAAGCGAGTGCTCAGCCTTTGGAAATCATGACGCGAGTGCTCAGCATATGGAAATCATGACGTCTATGCTCAGTGGTAATCGTGAAGTTAGTACTCACAGTTTGGAAATCGTGAAGCGCCAGTGAGTTATCTTTGTCATTCTTATAAGCCTCAGGGGATATCATCAGCACAGTCTGTTCTTTGTCGTCGACAACCACGGACTCATGGATGCTTGTGTTGCCGAACTTTCGTATCCATGTCATCACCTGAAATAATCATCGTACACATTGTTACAGCAATACATAGTCTGTGTCGATCGACCCAATCCCAAGGAAATATCGTCTGTTCACTTTGTTTCCTATCAATGCTAGTCACACAAATGCTTACCCTGGATGTCGGCGTTTCCACAGGGTGACCAATAGAAGCCCCGTAAAGAAGGGAGGTAATCACGAATAGTTGAAAAATCCTCAGCATCTTTAATCTCGGTGTGATTAAATCGGCGCTATCTTTGTGGACATCAATTGatgtaaaaacaacaagaatTCAGCTTAGAACACTAACAGCAATCAAGTAATAATGTCGgccattttcattcatttacagtGATAAACTTATTCAACAGCAATGCATGTGCAATTCGCGTTTCTATTGCTTCGGCTAAATTAccgcaaatggtcacacgtaaccgctgaaatCCTGCCTCTTGTCAATGTTCTTCGGTTATggtttcggggcctccgtggcttagttggttagcgcgctagcgcagcgtaatgtcccagcagcctctcaccactgcggtcgctgtgagttcaagtccagctcatgttgacttcctctccggtcgtacgtgggaaggtctaacagcaacctgtggatggtcgtgggtttcatccaggttctgcccggtttcctccgaccataatgctggccgccgtcgtataagtgaaatattcttgagtacggcgtaaaacactaatcaaataaacaaataaatgaatcggtcagggttttattctagctggtcatgtacatacaatctaACACCCAAAACAATCATATCTTTTCAATAACGTTTGAAATAAGCCTTTTGTGGCTTAGTTATATTAGATGAAGAGACACTAGAATATCGAGACAAAGCCCTCTTCAGTTCTGGTCAGCGTAGTTCGCTAGACGGTTAGATCAGGAGCTGGTATCTTTAGTCTGAAGTACGCCTTATATAAGTGAAGCCCTCTTCAGTTCTGGTCTACGTTGTTCGCTAGACGGTTAGACGAAGAGCTGATACCTTAAGTCTGAAATACGTCTTAGCTAAGTGTAGACCTCTTCCGTTTTGATCTACGTGGCTCACTAGAAGGTTAGATCAAGAGCTGGTATCTTTAGTCTGAAGTACGCCTTACATAAGCGAAGCCCTCTTCAGTTGTGGTCTACGTTGTTCGCTAGACAATTAGATCAAGAGCTGCTATCTTTAGTCTGAAGTACGCCTTACAGGCCTCTTCCGTTCTGATCTACGTGGCTCACTAGACTGTTAGATCAAGAGCGGGTATCTTTGGTCTGTAGCGCGTCTTACCTAAGTGTTGCCTTGTTGAGTTTTGTGGTGGCTCGCTGGGCGCTGCAGAATAAATAGTCAGATTTTCCTGCCACACCTGTCACGTGTGATGATTAAACGGTATGACATAAGGTAATTCTCTGTTTATTGATAAACCTTACTAGAGTTCATTGACTCACCAGAACTTGTTGTTTTGAACTCTCCCTGGGCATTAACCTTTGTTATCTCGTCAGCTCCAGCGTCAACAAGTTCCAAGGCGACAAGAACATAGggttcatttgttttgtaaaaatcTAGTCAAACACTATGGGTACCACTCATGTACGAGTAAATGCAGCGAATGAATATAGTTTCGGATGTTGAGGTCCAGGGTAAAATCTACAGTTTTGTGTGaaacaaaagcaaataaatacattgacgAAATATGATAGACAATACCCTGtagacagttttcatttttgtgaccaGTTTCCTTCAaaatacattgtaattattaaaaacaaagtcTTAAAATATCCTTCCCTAGGTGTCCAAACTTGTGCTGGTGAGAATAAAATTTGATAAATAGCGATATCCTAAAGTTCATctgttttatgtaaattttctaaatttacCACGAATGGCTCAATTTATTCCTttacagtaaatatcagacttcgTTTTGGACATTCACCTTGCGATTACAGgaccggaacgtccattttatTTGGCGAATGGTAAGTAAATGTTTGATTTCACGTGTGGATTTGTGCAGGATGTGCAACCCCTTTATCGAAAACATAGCAAAAGgttgtacacatatacaaacattttaaatagtGTAGGATTTAAACGTGTGACCCTATTGTTTGTTGTATAGTTTGTTGTCCTTTGTAGAGGCTCACTGATTAAAAGTCATTTATGGTCAATTTATATCACGAAAACGTTCTTG of Liolophura sinensis isolate JHLJ2023 chromosome 13, CUHK_Ljap_v2, whole genome shotgun sequence contains these proteins:
- the LOC135481052 gene encoding uncharacterized protein LOC135481052 yields the protein MLRIFQLFVITSLLYGASIGHPVETPTSRVMTWIRKFGNTSIHESVVVDDKEQTVLMISPEAYKNDKDNSLALHDFQTGQVAFLNFKTDTCFVGEMPKTDFQSMKTILENMEKVLTAKKIKFGIENITLTENSLLVATL